From a single Oncorhynchus nerka isolate Pitt River linkage group LG11, Oner_Uvic_2.0, whole genome shotgun sequence genomic region:
- the LOC115125835 gene encoding B-cell lymphoma/leukemia 10-like, whose protein sequence is MDSWCITDEDMAEVKKEALEHLRPYLCEKLVADRHLDYLRSRRVLTRDDAEDICCRVGNSKKTGRMLDYLAENPRGLDYLVESIRRVRTKDFVIGKITSEVEAVKRREAAILSAAGSSPPVCICKEKTPFVSLQSDSTGYKGSSEAQSIQTSLSNSEHKWGQNEASFSWSALPEGVSVSSLHSLPKPGEQGAPSVPFEDSEPGTLESESSDQFHTLRSFSTPPSVME, encoded by the coding sequence ATGGACTCCTGGTGTATCACTGACGAAGACATGGCGGAGGTCAAGAAGGAAGCTTTGGAGCATCTGCGTCCGTACCTCTGTGAGAAGCTAGTGGCAGACCGCCACCTGGACTACCTCCGGTCCAGGAGGGTCCTTACGCGGGACGACGCCGAGGACATCTGCTGCAGGGTGGGGAACAGCAAGAAGACCGGTAGGATGCTGGACTACTTAGCCGAGAACCCCAGGGGCCTCGACTACCTCGTGGAGTCCATACGCCGAGTGAGGACCAAGGACTTTGTCATCGGGAAGATCACCAGCGAAGTCGAGgcggtgaagaggagagaggcggcCATCTTGTCAGCAGCAGGTAGTTCTCCGCCAGTCTGTATATGCAAAGAGAAAACTCCCTTTGTGTCGTTGCAGAGTGACAGTACTGGATACAAAGGCAGTAGTGAAGCACAGTCCATCCAAACCTCTCTGTCCAACTCTGAACACAAGTGGGGTCAAAATGAAGCATCCTTTTCCTGGAGTGCCCTTCCTGAAGgagttagtgtctcttctctacACAGTCTGCCAAAACCAGGAGAGCAGGGCGCCCCTTCAGTGCCCTTTGAGGACTCCGAGCCCGGGACCTTAGAGTCTGAGAGCAGTGACCAGTTTCACACCCTCCGTTCCTTTTCAACCCCCCCCTCTGTGATGGAGTAA